A window of the Phaseolus vulgaris cultivar G19833 chromosome 5, P. vulgaris v2.0, whole genome shotgun sequence genome harbors these coding sequences:
- the LOC137835094 gene encoding uncharacterized protein: MSSSEGVFELGMEFSEANNVLLMSLMEETHEEEYYGDDRLVSMIQSLEAELSDTEIGQFYEMGHLDDQDCSTSDSEPDHWAEMDIISSLPFDEMNAWIPSGDEMKEHAAMEYEAANYTDDFQLSYGILLEQQYRETSYLAQGPSDLVF, translated from the coding sequence ATGTCATCCTCAGAGGGTGTGTTTGAGTTGGGGATGGAGTTCTCAGAGGCCAACAATGTTCTTCTCATGTCACTGATggaagaaacacatgaagaagagTACTATGGCGATGATAGACTTGTGAGCATGATTCAGTCATTGGAGGCAGAACTCAGTGACACTGAAATTGGTCAATTCTATGAGATGGGGCACCTGGATGATCAGGATTGCTCCACGTCAGACAGTGAGCCTGATCATTGGGCTGAAATGGACATCATCTCTTCCTTACCCTTTGATGAGATGAACGCATGGATCCCTAGTGGAGATGAGATGAAGGAGCATGCAGCAATGGAATATGAAGCTGCAAATTATACTGATGATTTTCAGTTGTCTTATGGAATTTTGTTGGAGCAACAATATAGAGAGACTAGTTATTTGGCACAAGGGCCAAGTGATCTAGTTTTCTGA